In a genomic window of Pseudomonas putida:
- a CDS encoding mechanosensitive ion channel family protein encodes MDETIVNVTTEKFNALIAVVQAYGVAFAVKVLAAIAFWIVGRWLIGFAVGMVQKALGKQKVDPTVLRYVGSAITVTLNIILVIAILGYLGMQTTTFAALLAAVGLAIGMAWSGLLANLAAGAFIIVLRPFKVGDFISAGGVTGTVMEIGLFATSINTPDNVLTLVGNNKIFSDNIQNFTHNPFRRVELKAQLSGAADWKAAAALLKEKIAAVPNVLETPAIDVEILEFNLVGPVLAVRPYCHNEHYWQVYFDTNRVIKDALGEAGFPAPMPAQTVIFQQGAALPGPLVKE; translated from the coding sequence ATGGACGAGACAATCGTTAACGTAACCACCGAGAAGTTCAACGCACTGATTGCAGTCGTGCAGGCCTACGGTGTCGCTTTTGCGGTCAAGGTGCTGGCCGCCATTGCCTTCTGGATCGTCGGCCGCTGGCTGATCGGATTTGCCGTCGGCATGGTGCAAAAAGCCCTGGGCAAGCAGAAAGTCGACCCCACCGTGCTGCGCTATGTCGGTTCGGCCATCACCGTCACCCTGAACATCATCCTGGTCATCGCCATCCTCGGTTACCTCGGGATGCAGACCACCACCTTTGCGGCACTGCTCGCTGCGGTCGGCCTGGCAATCGGCATGGCCTGGTCGGGGCTGCTGGCCAACCTCGCGGCCGGCGCCTTCATTATTGTGCTGCGTCCGTTCAAGGTCGGCGATTTCATCAGCGCCGGCGGCGTGACCGGGACCGTGATGGAGATCGGCCTGTTCGCCACTTCGATCAACACCCCGGACAACGTGCTGACCTTGGTGGGCAACAACAAGATCTTCAGCGACAACATCCAGAACTTCACCCACAACCCGTTTCGCCGGGTCGAGCTCAAGGCCCAGCTGTCCGGTGCCGCTGACTGGAAAGCGGCGGCCGCCTTGCTCAAGGAAAAGATCGCCGCCGTTCCCAACGTGCTGGAAACCCCGGCAATCGACGTGGAAATTCTCGAGTTCAATCTGGTCGGCCCGGTGCTGGCGGTGCGTCCGTACTGCCATAACGAGCACTACTGGCAGGTCTACTTCGACACCAACCGCGTCATCAAGGATGCCCTCGGCGAAGCCGGCTTCCCGGCGCCAATGCCGGCGCAGACCGTGATCTTCCAGCAAGGCGCCGCGCTGCCAGGGCCACTGGTAAAAGAGTGA
- a CDS encoding DUF1801 domain-containing protein, which yields MHKDNTGSTPAQGMDSASDFIDAKIHELNDWRGQTLARMRALVRQADPEVIEEVKWRGVPVWSHDGIICTGETYKQVVKMTFAKGAALEDPAGLFNSSLEGNTRRAIDLHEGEVIDEAAFKALIRAAVTLNTSKRK from the coding sequence ATGCACAAGGACAACACGGGCTCGACACCCGCGCAGGGCATGGACTCTGCCTCCGATTTTATCGACGCGAAAATCCACGAACTGAACGATTGGCGCGGCCAGACGCTGGCCCGGATGAGGGCGCTGGTCAGACAGGCCGATCCCGAGGTGATCGAGGAAGTGAAGTGGCGGGGCGTGCCGGTGTGGTCCCACGACGGAATCATCTGCACAGGGGAGACCTACAAGCAGGTGGTGAAGATGACCTTCGCCAAGGGGGCGGCACTGGAGGATCCTGCAGGGCTGTTCAACTCAAGTCTTGAAGGCAACACCCGGCGCGCCATCGATTTGCATGAGGGCGAGGTGATCGATGAAGCCGCGTTCAAGGCGCTGATTCGCGCCGCCGTGACACTCAACACCTCCAAGCGCAAATAA
- the msrA gene encoding peptide-methionine (S)-S-oxide reductase MsrA → MTTNTETAILAGGCFWGMQDLLRRYPGVLATRVGYSGGDVPNATYRHHGTHAEAIEIVFDPAQISYRQILEFFFQIHDPSTKNRQGNDLGTSYRSAIYYLSEEQKRTALDTVADVDASGLWPGKVVTEIEPAGPFWEAEPEHQDYLEHYPNGYTCHFIRPNWALPKRG, encoded by the coding sequence ATGACGACGAACACCGAAACCGCCATCCTCGCCGGCGGTTGCTTCTGGGGCATGCAGGATCTGTTGCGACGCTACCCCGGCGTGCTGGCCACGCGGGTCGGCTACTCCGGCGGCGATGTGCCCAATGCGACCTACCGCCACCATGGCACCCACGCCGAAGCGATCGAGATCGTCTTTGATCCGGCGCAGATCAGCTATCGCCAAATCCTCGAGTTCTTCTTCCAGATCCACGACCCGAGCACCAAAAATCGCCAGGGCAATGACCTGGGGACGAGCTATCGTTCGGCGATCTATTACCTGAGCGAAGAACAGAAGCGCACTGCCCTGGACACGGTCGCAGACGTCGACGCCTCCGGGCTCTGGCCCGGCAAGGTGGTGACCGAGATCGAGCCGGCCGGGCCGTTCTGGGAAGCGGAGCCCGAGCATCAGGATTATCTGGAACACTATCCGAACGGCTACACCTGCCACTTCATCCGGCCGAACTGGGCGTTGCCCAAGCGCGGATGA